One stretch of Robbsia betulipollinis DNA includes these proteins:
- a CDS encoding ExbD/TolR family protein, with product MAFGSFDPASRQARPPVLAEINMTPLIDVMLVLLVIFILAAPLFARSLALDLPKAQVAAVPPSTAPVIALAIDRAGRLSWNGTVITTAELARRLRDAAALTPQPDIAFSADRTTPYQRITDVMAAAQRAGMSRFGFVVAGGG from the coding sequence ATGGCCTTCGGTAGTTTTGATCCAGCGTCGCGCCAGGCGCGGCCGCCGGTGCTCGCCGAGATCAATATGACGCCGCTGATCGACGTCATGCTGGTGCTGCTGGTGATCTTCATCCTGGCCGCGCCGCTGTTCGCCCGATCCCTCGCGCTCGACCTGCCGAAAGCGCAGGTGGCCGCGGTCCCGCCGTCGACCGCGCCGGTCATCGCGCTCGCGATCGATCGCGCCGGCCGGCTGTCCTGGAACGGCACCGTCATCACCACGGCGGAACTCGCGCGTCGCCTGCGCGACGCCGCGGCGCTTACGCCCCAGCCCGACATCGCGTTCAGCGCCGACCGGACCACGCCGTACCAGCGCATCACCGACGTCATGGCCGCCGCGCAGCGCGCCGGAATGAGCCGTTTCGGCTTCGTGGTGGCGGGCGGCGGCTAG
- a CDS encoding MotA/TolQ/ExbB proton channel family protein, translating into MPGVLHYLQQGDGVIRGVAGLLLAMSVLSWCLALGKAWMLARLRRRSRRAVEGFWHADSAPAGIAVLRRIDTEAVLAPLAQAAFAAAVPAVEAAGTLGGQVERGERVTRALRTALLAAQRRLEAGQTWLATIGSVAPFVGLLGTVWGIYHALLGIAASGQPSLADVAGPVGEALVMTALGLAVAIPAVVAYNLLGRQVRAQGEELDGFARDLHAWLSGAPLAPAVTAAPGAVAAAQGVPEADDGLR; encoded by the coding sequence ATGCCGGGTGTGCTGCATTATCTGCAACAAGGCGATGGCGTGATCCGCGGCGTTGCCGGCCTGCTGCTGGCGATGTCCGTCCTCAGCTGGTGTCTGGCGCTCGGCAAGGCCTGGATGCTCGCGCGCCTGCGCCGCCGTTCGCGACGGGCGGTCGAGGGTTTCTGGCATGCCGATTCCGCGCCGGCGGGCATCGCCGTGCTCCGCCGCATCGATACGGAAGCGGTGCTCGCGCCGCTGGCGCAGGCCGCGTTCGCCGCGGCGGTACCGGCAGTGGAGGCGGCGGGCACGCTGGGTGGACAGGTCGAGCGCGGCGAGCGGGTGACGCGCGCATTGCGCACCGCGTTGCTGGCCGCGCAGCGCCGTCTCGAGGCGGGGCAGACCTGGCTGGCGACGATCGGCAGCGTCGCGCCCTTCGTCGGCCTGCTCGGCACGGTCTGGGGAATCTATCACGCACTGCTTGGCATCGCGGCCAGTGGCCAGCCGTCGCTTGCCGATGTCGCCGGCCCGGTGGGCGAGGCGCTGGTGATGACGGCGCTGGGCCTGGCCGTCGCGATCCCGGCCGTGGTCGCCTACAACCTGCTCGGGCGGCAAGTGCGCGCGCAGGGCGAGGAACTCGACGGCTTCGCGCGCGATCTCCACGCCTGGCTGAGCGGCGCACCGCTCGCCCCGGCCGTGACCGCTGCACCGGGGGCGGTGGCCGCCGCGCAGGGCGTGCCGGAGGCGGACGATGGCCTTCGGTAG
- the dapB gene encoding 4-hydroxy-tetrahydrodipicolinate reductase, with protein MKIAIAGASGRMGRMLIETVLNDAACELTGALAPAGNAALGRDAGAFLGRDTGVAISSDVAAVLANADALIDFTRPEGTLAHLAIAQRLGVAMVIGTTGFSAEQKTRIEAASRTIPVVFAPNMSVGVNVTLKLLDTAARLMATGYDIEVIEAHHRHKVDAPSGTALAMGEVVAQALGRDLASCAVYGRHGVTGERDPSSIGFAAIRGGDIVGDHTVLFAGIGERIEITHKSSSRLSYAQGSLVASRFLAGKAHGLFDMQDVLGLR; from the coding sequence ATGAAAATTGCAATCGCCGGCGCTTCGGGCCGGATGGGCCGGATGTTGATCGAGACGGTCCTGAACGACGCCGCATGCGAACTGACGGGGGCGCTGGCGCCTGCCGGCAATGCGGCGCTGGGCCGCGACGCGGGTGCGTTTCTCGGCCGCGACACGGGCGTCGCGATTTCCAGTGACGTCGCCGCGGTTCTCGCGAACGCGGACGCGCTGATCGATTTCACGCGCCCCGAGGGCACGCTTGCGCATCTCGCGATCGCGCAACGGCTGGGCGTGGCGATGGTGATCGGCACCACCGGTTTTTCCGCCGAGCAAAAAACGCGGATCGAGGCGGCCAGCCGGACGATACCGGTCGTCTTCGCGCCCAACATGAGCGTGGGCGTCAACGTCACGCTGAAGCTGCTCGACACCGCCGCCCGCCTGATGGCGACCGGATACGACATCGAGGTGATCGAAGCCCATCACCGGCACAAGGTGGATGCGCCCTCGGGCACCGCGCTGGCGATGGGCGAGGTCGTCGCGCAGGCGCTGGGCCGCGATCTCGCGAGCTGCGCGGTCTACGGCCGCCACGGCGTGACCGGCGAGCGCGATCCGTCGTCGATCGGTTTCGCCGCGATCCGCGGCGGCGACATCGTCGGCGACCACACGGTGCTGTTCGCCGGTATCGGCGAACGTATCGAGATCACCCACAAATCGTCGAGCCGCCTGTCGTACGCGCAGGGTTCGCTGGTGGCGTCGCGGTTCCTGGCGGGCAAAGCGCACGGCCTGTTCGACATGCAGGATGTCCTCGGGCTGCGGTGA
- a CDS encoding outer membrane protein assembly factor BamE, with protein sequence MTSIKHTTRRAAPRLAALTAVLGASLLAACSSYNGLTGRIAQHITPYRVTIVQGNFVSSEAAAKLHVGMTREQVRGALGTPLLVDMFHPERWDYVFYFRRGSTKVVEQRDLVVHFQGDTVTGWTGAEDLPSEQELIAMIDGDRRENTLVRQKRSSATDAAQDRAADAAGQTPMGQTASAPVAASGVEPANRRAADTANQRLDAAQPQATPRGMLRNAPQTVVRSGPQSAVQGAPEPQFQFTTPSHLHPASGSSSLAQPPAVDGAAAPSPASSAQ encoded by the coding sequence ATGACTTCGATCAAGCATACGACGCGCCGGGCGGCGCCCCGCCTGGCGGCGCTTACCGCTGTTCTCGGTGCGTCGCTACTGGCCGCATGCTCGAGCTACAACGGCCTGACGGGCCGGATCGCGCAGCACATTACCCCCTATCGCGTGACGATCGTGCAGGGTAATTTCGTGTCCAGTGAAGCCGCGGCGAAGCTGCATGTCGGCATGACGCGGGAACAGGTGCGCGGCGCGCTCGGTACGCCGCTGCTCGTCGACATGTTCCATCCGGAACGCTGGGACTATGTCTTCTATTTCAGGCGCGGCTCGACGAAGGTCGTCGAGCAACGCGATCTGGTGGTCCATTTCCAGGGTGATACCGTCACCGGCTGGACGGGCGCCGAGGACCTGCCGTCGGAGCAGGAACTGATCGCGATGATCGACGGCGATCGCCGTGAAAACACGCTCGTCAGGCAGAAGCGCTCGTCCGCGACAGACGCGGCGCAGGATCGGGCGGCGGACGCCGCGGGCCAGACGCCCATGGGCCAGACAGCCAGCGCGCCGGTGGCCGCCAGCGGCGTCGAACCCGCGAACCGGCGGGCGGCGGACACGGCCAACCAGCGGCTCGATGCCGCGCAGCCGCAAGCGACGCCGCGCGGCATGCTGCGCAACGCACCGCAAACGGTGGTGCGTTCCGGGCCGCAATCCGCGGTGCAGGGCGCGCCCGAGCCGCAATTCCAGTTCACGACGCCCAGCCACCTGCATCCCGCCTCCGGCAGTTCGTCGCTGGCGCAGCCGCCCGCGGTGGACGGCGCCGCGGCGCCCAGCCCCGCCTCGTCGGCGCAGTAA
- the fur gene encoding ferric iron uptake transcriptional regulator, whose protein sequence is MTNPSDLKSIGLKATLPRVKILNVFQNSEGRHLTAEDVYRELLQEELDIGLATVYRVLTQFEQAGLLSRSNFESGKAVFELKKSHHDHLVCIDCGLVEEFVDEEIERRQKSIAQERGFALQEHALALYGTCMRENCPHKKG, encoded by the coding sequence ATGACCAATCCCTCAGACCTCAAAAGCATAGGACTGAAAGCGACGCTGCCGCGCGTAAAGATCCTCAACGTCTTCCAGAACAGCGAAGGCCGACACCTGACCGCGGAAGACGTCTACCGTGAATTGTTGCAGGAAGAACTCGATATCGGCCTGGCCACGGTGTACCGGGTCCTGACGCAGTTCGAGCAGGCGGGCCTGCTGTCGCGTTCCAATTTCGAATCGGGCAAGGCGGTCTTCGAACTGAAGAAGTCCCACCACGATCATCTGGTCTGCATCGATTGCGGGCTGGTCGAGGAATTCGTCGACGAGGAGATCGAACGGCGTCAGAAAAGCATCGCGCAGGAACGCGGCTTCGCGCTTCAGGAGCATGCGCTGGCGTTGTACGGCACATGCATGCGCGAGAACTGCCCGCACAAGAAAGGCTGA
- the gap gene encoding type I glyceraldehyde-3-phosphate dehydrogenase — MTVRVAINGYGRIGRNTLRAFYEGGKKHDIEIVAINDLGDANTNAHLTQYDTAHGRFPGTVSVEGEYLVVNGDKIRVLANRNPAELPWGELGVDVVLECTGFFTTKEKASAHLKGGAKKVIISAPGGKDVDATIVYGVNHQVLKAEHTVISNASCTTNCLAPLVKPLHEKLGLVSGLMTTIHSYTNDQVLTDVYHEDLRRARSATHSMIPTKTGAASAVGLVLPELNGKLDGYAIRVPTINVSIVDLSFVAARETSVDEVNAIMKEAAEGPLKGILEYNTAPLVSVDFNHNPASSTFDATLTKVSGNLVKVSSWYDNEWGFSNRMLDTTVALANAK, encoded by the coding sequence ATGACGGTTCGCGTTGCAATCAACGGCTACGGCCGCATCGGCCGTAACACCCTGCGGGCGTTTTACGAAGGCGGCAAGAAGCATGACATCGAGATCGTCGCCATCAACGATCTCGGCGATGCCAACACCAATGCGCATCTGACGCAGTACGACACCGCGCACGGCCGCTTTCCGGGCACCGTGTCGGTGGAAGGCGAGTACCTGGTCGTCAACGGCGACAAGATCCGCGTGCTCGCGAACCGCAACCCGGCCGAACTGCCGTGGGGCGAACTGGGCGTCGACGTGGTGCTGGAGTGCACGGGCTTTTTCACCACCAAGGAAAAGGCCAGCGCGCATCTGAAGGGCGGCGCGAAGAAGGTCATCATTTCCGCCCCGGGCGGCAAGGATGTCGACGCGACGATCGTCTACGGCGTCAACCATCAGGTGCTGAAGGCCGAGCACACGGTGATCTCCAACGCGTCGTGCACGACCAACTGCCTCGCGCCACTGGTCAAGCCGCTGCACGAGAAGCTGGGCCTGGTGAGCGGTCTGATGACCACGATCCACAGCTACACGAACGACCAGGTGCTGACGGACGTCTATCACGAGGACCTGCGCCGCGCGCGCTCGGCCACGCACAGCATGATCCCGACCAAGACCGGTGCGGCATCGGCGGTCGGTCTGGTGCTGCCGGAGTTGAACGGCAAGCTGGACGGGTACGCGATTCGCGTGCCCACGATCAATGTCTCGATCGTCGACCTTTCGTTCGTCGCGGCGCGCGAGACGTCGGTCGACGAGGTCAACGCGATCATGAAGGAAGCGGCCGAGGGCCCGTTGAAGGGCATTCTCGAGTACAACACCGCGCCGCTGGTATCGGTCGATTTCAACCACAACCCGGCATCCTCGACGTTCGACGCGACCCTGACCAAGGTATCGGGCAATCTGGTGAAGGTGTCCAGCTGGTACGACAACGAGTGGGGCTTCTCGAACCGGATGCTCGACACGACCGTCGCGCTGGCCAATGCCAAATAA
- the tkt gene encoding transketolase, whose product MTIQISRRQTTPIANAIRFLAMDAVEQANSGHPGMPMGMAEIGVALWHRHLRHNPANPHWPDRDRFILSNGHGSMLLYALLHLTGYDLPIDELKQFRQLHSKTPGHPEVGITPGVETTTGPLGQGLANAVGMALAESLLATEFNRPEATIVDHHTYAFVGDGCLMEGISHEVCSLAGTLGLSKLVVLYDDNGISIDGHVEHWFGDDTPKRFEAYGWHVAPGVDGHDIDAIDAAIRAAKASGKPSLICCRTTIGHGSPQMAGTHGIHGAPLGKDEIAATRESLGWPHVPFELPREVYEAWDARDKGRQLEDAWNTRFGAYRAAYPELAAAFERRMRGELPANWPDAAAAIIADAVGKGETIATRKASQQVIEGLAAALPELLGGSADLTGSNLTNWKAATPVRASAEGLRGGNYVNYGVREFGMSAAINGIALHGGYIPFGGTFLTFSDYSRNALRVAALMKARSIFVFTHDSIGLGEDGPTHQSIEHVASLRMIPQFDVWRPADTVESAVAWTQSIERQGPSALIFSRQNLPFHARSDAQIAAIARGGYVLIDWNEDIPARKVILLATGSEVGLATAAVEALQQVGVGARVVSMPSTTVFDRQDADWRERVLPRGVARVAIEMGVSDFWRKYVGLEGGVVGIDTFGESAPAGALFKHFGFTVDNVVKTVKAVLD is encoded by the coding sequence ATGACCATTCAGATCAGCCGCCGTCAGACCACGCCCATCGCCAACGCCATTCGTTTCCTGGCCATGGACGCGGTCGAGCAGGCGAATTCGGGCCATCCCGGCATGCCGATGGGCATGGCCGAAATCGGCGTCGCGCTGTGGCATCGCCATCTGCGGCACAACCCCGCGAACCCGCACTGGCCGGACCGCGACCGTTTCATCCTGTCGAACGGCCATGGTTCGATGCTGCTGTACGCGTTGCTGCATCTGACCGGCTATGATCTGCCGATCGACGAGCTCAAGCAGTTCCGGCAACTGCACAGCAAGACCCCGGGTCACCCGGAAGTCGGCATCACGCCCGGCGTCGAGACCACCACCGGCCCGCTGGGTCAGGGTCTGGCGAACGCAGTCGGCATGGCGCTCGCGGAGAGCCTGCTCGCGACCGAGTTCAATCGCCCCGAGGCGACGATCGTCGATCACCACACCTATGCGTTCGTCGGCGACGGCTGCCTGATGGAGGGCATTTCACACGAGGTGTGCTCGCTGGCCGGCACGCTCGGGCTGTCGAAGCTTGTCGTGCTGTACGACGATAACGGCATATCGATCGACGGTCATGTCGAGCACTGGTTCGGCGACGACACGCCGAAGCGCTTCGAGGCGTACGGCTGGCATGTGGCGCCGGGCGTCGACGGACACGACATCGATGCGATCGACGCCGCGATCCGCGCCGCGAAGGCGTCCGGCAAGCCCTCGCTGATCTGCTGCCGGACGACGATCGGCCACGGCTCGCCGCAGATGGCGGGCACGCATGGTATCCACGGCGCGCCGCTCGGCAAGGACGAGATCGCCGCCACGCGCGAATCGCTTGGCTGGCCGCATGTGCCGTTCGAGCTGCCGCGCGAGGTGTACGAGGCATGGGATGCGCGGGACAAGGGCCGGCAGCTTGAAGACGCGTGGAATACCCGCTTCGGCGCCTACCGGGCGGCCTACCCCGAACTGGCGGCGGCCTTCGAGCGTCGCATGCGGGGCGAACTGCCGGCGAACTGGCCCGATGCCGCCGCGGCGATCATCGCCGACGCGGTGGGAAAAGGCGAAACCATCGCCACCCGCAAAGCCTCGCAGCAGGTGATCGAGGGCCTGGCCGCGGCGCTGCCCGAACTGCTCGGCGGCTCGGCGGACCTGACCGGCTCGAACCTCACCAACTGGAAGGCCGCGACGCCGGTGCGCGCCAGCGCCGAGGGCCTGCGCGGCGGCAACTACGTCAACTATGGCGTGCGCGAATTCGGCATGAGCGCGGCGATCAACGGCATCGCGCTGCATGGCGGCTACATCCCGTTCGGCGGCACCTTCCTCACGTTTTCCGACTACAGCCGCAATGCATTGCGCGTCGCGGCGCTGATGAAGGCGCGTTCGATCTTCGTCTTCACGCACGACTCGATCGGCCTGGGCGAGGACGGACCGACGCACCAGTCGATCGAGCATGTCGCCAGCCTGCGCATGATTCCGCAGTTCGACGTCTGGCGTCCGGCCGACACCGTCGAGTCCGCGGTGGCCTGGACGCAGTCGATCGAGCGTCAGGGCCCGAGCGCGCTGATCTTCAGCCGCCAGAATCTGCCGTTTCACGCCCGCTCGGATGCCCAGATCGCGGCGATCGCCCGGGGCGGCTACGTGCTGATCGACTGGAACGAGGACATTCCGGCGCGCAAGGTGATCCTGCTTGCGACCGGTTCCGAGGTGGGGCTGGCAACCGCGGCGGTCGAGGCCCTGCAGCAGGTCGGCGTCGGCGCGCGCGTCGTGTCGATGCCGTCGACCACCGTGTTCGACCGGCAGGACGCGGATTGGCGCGAGCGCGTGCTGCCCAGGGGCGTGGCACGCGTGGCGATCGAGATGGGCGTCAGCGATTTCTGGCGCAAATACGTCGGCCTGGAAGGCGGCGTGGTGGGCATCGATACCTTCGGCGAGTCCGCTCCGGCGGGCGCGCTTTTCAAGCACTTCGGCTTCACCGTCGACAATGTCGTGAAGACGGTGAAAGCGGTGCTCGACTGA
- a CDS encoding 16S rRNA (uracil(1498)-N(3))-methyltransferase, whose protein sequence is MPRFFIDSPLRRGASLALPDTVVRHLQVLRLKPGDALTLFNGVDAAHAATLADLGKKHAMATLGDALPSSGTEPPYRIELAQGVASNEKMDWLIEKAVELGVSRIVPLLAERSVVRLSGERALRRHAHWQALVRAACEQCARDVVPEVAAPSGFQAWLDAETREAAPAPPPSVPSPADDAPPRTDGPLLRLLLSPRATLRFADLPQTPPPVGVRLLIGPEGGWSPEEEARAREVGYTPLSLGPRILRAETAGIALLAALAGRWGGW, encoded by the coding sequence ATGCCCCGATTTTTCATCGATAGTCCCCTGCGCCGCGGCGCATCGCTCGCGCTGCCCGACACCGTCGTGCGCCATCTGCAGGTATTGCGCCTGAAACCGGGCGATGCGCTCACGCTCTTCAATGGCGTGGACGCCGCGCACGCGGCGACGCTGGCCGACCTGGGCAAGAAACACGCGATGGCGACGCTGGGCGACGCCCTGCCATCCAGCGGAACGGAACCGCCCTACCGGATCGAACTCGCGCAGGGCGTGGCCAGCAACGAGAAAATGGACTGGCTGATCGAAAAGGCGGTGGAATTGGGGGTGAGCCGGATCGTGCCGCTGCTGGCCGAGCGTAGCGTCGTGCGTCTGTCCGGAGAGCGGGCATTGCGCCGCCATGCGCACTGGCAGGCACTGGTGCGGGCGGCATGCGAACAGTGCGCGCGCGACGTGGTTCCCGAGGTGGCCGCGCCGAGCGGCTTTCAGGCATGGCTCGACGCCGAGACGCGCGAGGCCGCCCCTGCGCCACCGCCGTCCGTGCCATCGCCTGCCGACGACGCTCCGCCGCGGACGGATGGGCCGCTTCTGCGATTGCTGCTCTCGCCGCGCGCCACGCTGCGCTTCGCCGATCTGCCGCAGACGCCGCCCCCCGTCGGGGTGCGTCTGCTGATCGGCCCGGAGGGCGGTTGGTCGCCCGAAGAGGAAGCCCGGGCACGGGAAGTCGGCTACACGCCGTTGTCTCTCGGCCCCCGCATCCTGCGTGCCGAGACCGCGGGGATCGCACTGCTCGCCGCGCTCGCCGGCCGCTGGGGCGGCTGGTAG
- a CDS encoding barstar family protein yields the protein MSGNHSAHDTVVAGDLFGRSDVNLFRRVLSLRDNAPERKQPAPCAPEEAVINIFKTVRPNIVQSIRAFRVVDLAAEAQRLGQHFLYANCAAAMTKGEVLETISSAFFFPKHFGKNFDALYDSLTDLVAKSGEQPGFVVVLDSLPAVQKFDKEARENLLDVFREAAEFWAERRVTFRVFYSFL from the coding sequence ATGAGCGGCAACCATTCTGCGCACGACACCGTGGTCGCGGGCGATCTGTTCGGACGCAGCGATGTGAATCTTTTCAGGCGCGTGCTTTCGCTCCGCGACAACGCGCCTGAGCGCAAGCAGCCGGCGCCGTGCGCCCCCGAGGAAGCGGTGATCAACATTTTCAAGACGGTTCGACCCAACATCGTCCAGTCGATCCGCGCCTTCCGCGTGGTCGACCTGGCGGCCGAGGCGCAGCGCCTGGGGCAGCATTTCCTCTACGCGAACTGCGCGGCGGCGATGACGAAGGGGGAAGTCCTGGAGACCATTTCGAGCGCGTTTTTCTTTCCCAAGCATTTCGGCAAGAACTTCGACGCCCTGTACGACTCGCTGACCGATCTGGTCGCGAAATCCGGCGAACAGCCGGGCTTCGTGGTCGTGCTCGACAGCTTGCCGGCGGTGCAGAAGTTCGACAAGGAAGCCCGCGAGAACCTGCTCGACGTGTTTCGCGAAGCCGCCGAGTTCTGGGCCGAACGCCGCGTCACCTTCCGGGTCTTCTACTCCTTTCTCTGA
- a CDS encoding ribonuclease, which translates to MAPAVQARDFFARAAPAWVQNASPVIPVSKLPVAAARLLAIIRAGGELPYEKDGTVFGNRERLLPRQPRGYYREYTVPTPRARDRGARRIVCGGPPRTTDECYYTDDHYSSFKRIQG; encoded by the coding sequence ATGGCGCCTGCCGTCCAGGCGCGCGACTTCTTCGCGCGCGCCGCGCCGGCTTGGGTGCAGAACGCCTCGCCGGTCATTCCGGTGTCGAAATTGCCGGTCGCGGCCGCGCGCCTGCTGGCCATCATTCGCGCCGGCGGCGAATTACCGTATGAAAAGGACGGCACCGTCTTTGGCAATCGCGAACGGCTGCTGCCACGACAGCCGCGCGGATATTACCGGGAATATACGGTTCCCACGCCGCGGGCACGAGACCGGGGCGCCAGGAGGATCGTCTGTGGAGGACCGCCGCGGACAACCGACGAGTGCTACTACACGGATGACCATTACAGCAGTTTCAAACGAATCCAGGGATGA
- a CDS encoding NADP-dependent malic enzyme — protein MSTPVNAKLREAALDYHEFPTPGKIAIAPTKQLLNQRDLALAYSPGVAAACEEIVKDPLNAARFTARSNLVGVVTNGTAVLGLGDIGPLASKPVMEGKAVLFKKFAGIDVFDIELNEKDPLKLVEVIVALEPTFGGINLEDIKAPDCFVVERECRKRMNIPVFHDDQHGTAIVVAAAVTNAMKVVGKELSQVKVVSSGAGAAALACLDLLLDIGVKLENITVTDLAGVVYKGRVELMDPDKDRFARETSERTLLEAIEGADIFLGLSAGGVLKQEMVVKMANRPLILALANPNPEILPELALEVRPDALIATGRTDYPNQVNNVLCFPFIFRGALDAGATTVTREMEIAAVNAIAELARQEQSDVVATAYGIQDLAFGPEYLIPKPFDPRLIVKIAPAVAQAAMDSGVASRPIEDMDAYEQHLQQFVYQSGTIMKPVFQVARAATPEQKKVVFSEGEEERVLRAVQILVDEKIASPILVGRPAVIQQRIARYGLRLIQDHDYTVVNPEADERYRDYWQTYHQMQARKGATAQSAKLEMRRRPTLIGSMLVKKGEARGMICGTISTTHRHLHFIDQVLGKREGATVYGAMNALMLPGRQIFLVDTHVNYDPTPEQLAEITIMAAEEVRRFGIEPKIALLSHSNFGSSKEPSAQKMRDTFEILKVRAPDLEIEGEMHGDLALDPKMRADLMPDSPLQGEANLLVMPNIDAANIAYNLLKTAAGNNVAIGPILLGAAQPVHVLTASATVRRIVNMAALLVADIVAEDR, from the coding sequence ATGTCCACACCAGTGAATGCAAAACTGCGCGAAGCCGCGCTCGATTATCACGAATTCCCGACCCCGGGCAAGATCGCGATCGCACCGACGAAGCAATTGCTGAATCAGCGCGACCTGGCGCTCGCCTATTCGCCCGGCGTCGCCGCGGCGTGCGAGGAGATCGTCAAGGACCCGCTGAACGCCGCGCGCTTCACCGCGCGCAGCAATCTGGTCGGCGTCGTGACGAATGGTACCGCGGTCCTTGGCCTGGGCGACATCGGCCCGCTGGCGTCGAAGCCGGTGATGGAAGGCAAGGCCGTGCTGTTCAAGAAATTCGCCGGCATCGACGTCTTCGACATCGAGCTGAACGAAAAGGATCCACTGAAGCTGGTCGAGGTGATCGTCGCGCTCGAACCGACGTTCGGCGGCATCAATCTCGAGGACATCAAGGCGCCGGACTGTTTCGTCGTCGAGCGCGAATGCCGCAAGCGCATGAACATCCCGGTGTTCCATGACGACCAGCACGGCACGGCGATCGTCGTCGCGGCGGCCGTCACGAACGCGATGAAGGTGGTCGGCAAGGAACTGTCCCAGGTCAAGGTGGTGTCGTCCGGTGCCGGCGCGGCCGCGCTGGCCTGTCTCGACCTGCTGCTCGATATCGGCGTGAAGCTCGAGAACATCACGGTGACCGATCTCGCCGGCGTGGTCTACAAGGGCCGCGTCGAGTTGATGGACCCGGACAAGGACCGTTTCGCGCGCGAGACCTCGGAGCGCACGCTGCTCGAGGCGATCGAAGGCGCCGACATTTTCCTCGGTCTGTCCGCGGGCGGTGTCCTGAAGCAGGAAATGGTCGTCAAGATGGCGAACCGTCCGCTGATTCTAGCGCTGGCGAACCCGAACCCGGAGATCCTGCCCGAACTGGCGCTGGAAGTGCGCCCGGACGCGCTGATCGCCACCGGCCGCACGGACTACCCGAACCAGGTCAACAACGTCCTGTGCTTCCCGTTCATCTTCCGCGGCGCACTCGATGCGGGCGCCACCACGGTGACGCGCGAGATGGAAATTGCCGCGGTCAACGCGATCGCGGAACTGGCGCGCCAGGAGCAGAGCGATGTCGTGGCGACCGCCTACGGCATCCAGGACCTGGCCTTCGGTCCCGAATACCTGATTCCGAAGCCGTTCGACCCGCGCCTGATCGTCAAGATCGCGCCGGCCGTCGCGCAGGCCGCGATGGATTCCGGCGTGGCCAGCCGTCCGATCGAGGACATGGACGCCTACGAACAGCATCTGCAGCAGTTCGTCTACCAGAGCGGCACCATCATGAAGCCGGTGTTCCAGGTCGCACGCGCTGCGACGCCGGAACAGAAGAAGGTGGTATTCAGCGAGGGCGAGGAAGAGCGCGTGCTGCGCGCAGTGCAGATTCTCGTCGACGAGAAGATCGCGTCGCCGATCCTCGTCGGCCGCCCCGCCGTGATCCAGCAGCGCATCGCCCGCTACGGGCTGCGCCTGATCCAGGACCACGACTACACGGTGGTCAATCCGGAAGCCGACGAACGGTACCGCGACTACTGGCAGACCTACCATCAGATGCAGGCGCGCAAGGGCGCCACCGCGCAGTCGGCGAAGCTCGAAATGCGCCGCCGCCCGACGCTGATCGGCTCGATGCTGGTCAAGAAGGGCGAGGCGCGGGGCATGATCTGCGGCACCATCAGCACCACGCACCGCCATCTGCACTTCATCGATCAAGTGCTGGGCAAGCGTGAGGGCGCGACGGTCTACGGCGCGATGAACGCGCTGATGCTGCCGGGACGCCAGATTTTCCTGGTCGATACGCATGTGAATTACGATCCGACGCCGGAGCAGCTCGCCGAGATTACGATCATGGCGGCGGAGGAAGTGCGCCGCTTCGGCATCGAGCCGAAAATCGCGCTGCTGTCGCATTCGAACTTCGGTTCGAGCAAGGAGCCGAGCGCGCAGAAAATGCGCGACACGTTCGAAATCCTCAAGGTGCGGGCGCCCGACCTCGAAATCGAAGGCGAGATGCACGGCGATCTCGCGCTGGATCCGAAGATGCGCGCCGATCTGATGCCGGACTCGCCGCTGCAGGGCGAGGCGAACCTGCTGGTGATGCCGAATATCGATGCCGCCAACATCGCCTACAACCTGCTGAAGACGGCCGCCGGAAACAACGTGGCGATCGGCCCGATCCTGCTCGGCGCCGCGCAGCCGGTCCACGTGCTGACCGCATCGGCCACGGTGCGTCGCATCGTCAACATGGCGGCTCTGCTGGTGGCCGACATCGTCGCCGAAGACCGCTGA